A DNA window from Helianthus annuus cultivar XRQ/B chromosome 15, HanXRQr2.0-SUNRISE, whole genome shotgun sequence contains the following coding sequences:
- the LOC110914389 gene encoding uncharacterized protein LOC110914389, translating to MSSDSSSSSSDGVLGDMIIVITQETINYLREEAQSSTSRTRQPALEQDRLGAHERLMFRMSRRLFLKISNDLAGEFHFFTQRESASHKVGFSRIQKCTIAIRQLAYGTASDAWDEYLRMSSRMCRDSLENFCEGVIFLYGRRYLRMPTAADVPLLYEAHQRIHGFPGTLGSLDCTYWDWRHVQPLGKGNTIVVTTMVLP from the exons ATGTCATCTGATTCTTCGAGCTCTTCATCCGACGGTGTTCTTGGCGATATGATTATTGTAATTACGCAGGAGACGATTAATTATTTGCGAGAAGAAGCCCAATCATCTACATCGCGTACCAGACAACCGGCTCTTGAACAAGATCGGTTAGGTGCTCATGAACGTCTAAT GTTTCGTATGAGTCGTCGTCTTTTCCTTAAAATTTCTAATGATCTTGCGGGCGAATTCCATTTTTTCACACAAAGAGAAAGTGCTAGTCACAAAGTTGGTTTCTCTAGAATACAAAAGTGTACAATAGCAATTAGGCAACTAGCGTACGGCACAGCGAGTGATGCGTGGGATGAATATTTAAGGATGTCGTCAAGAATGTGTCGTGATTCTCTTGAAAATTTCTGTGAAG GTGTTATCTTTCTGTACGGGAGACGATATTTGAGGATGCCAACCGCTGCCGACGTTCCACTTTTATACGAGGCCCATCAGCGAATACACGGGTTTCCTGGGACGTTGGGTAGTCTTGATTGCACGTACTGGGATTGGCGGCATGTCCAACCGCTTGGAAAGGGCAACACCATCGTGGTGACCACGATGGTCCTACCCTAA